Below is a window of Gossypium hirsutum isolate 1008001.06 chromosome A12, Gossypium_hirsutum_v2.1, whole genome shotgun sequence DNA.
TCGTACCAATCACTGAATTGTTACTTAGAACTCGCTAATTAAactttaaagaaaaagttaattgtctagtgacttaaataaaaaatttcaaatcatttaatactttcaaaacaattttattttaaaattaaataattaaaatataaatttattaataatttaatcacgTACATTAgctaccaaaaaaaatattttattcttcaTAGGTTTTAACAAGTAAGAACTACAGACTCCTAAATGGAATAGATGGATTTTGTCGGCAAACGTAAAGAGTGATAGGACTGGAATCGAATCTAACAAATCAAAAAAGCTGTTTTGTGGAAACATACgttaaaaggagaaaaaaaatgtattatttatacatatatttaaatcTTTAATTGCCTTTtggtgttacatttaattagagtttcttttttaaattttgcataaCATGAGTTTTTAATCCATAAAATTTGagttgataaaatttttattttatcacttATGACAcagttaaagttttattttaaaatattttgttaattttaattttattatgtatttttttttctatcaatTAAGATAATGTTATCAATTGAGTCGGTGTTATAAGTTAATTCGATATCAActtaaaattaatgaaaacaccatgataaacaattttAATGCATTTAATATTCCTAGTatgatgtatatatgtgtttaaatttagctttactcacaatttaatctaattttttttaatctcatACATAGTgcatatgttattattaattagttccaAACTATCTATTACTTAGTGTTCTAAAAATGTTGTTTTTTCATGCATCGCATGTGAtataatttattgtatttatttattttgtttagtaTAATATATCTATTTATTACTTACATTTAAACATTTTACCGAATTAGTGTCACTCTTAATTATAatcaatattattataataacatttttatcttttcaaaCATTTTATTATCTTCAAATAAAGTAATTACAAATTCAAGTATCGAACACATATTCAATAACATAATTACAAATCCAATTCCATTATCACTTCACATATATTTACTATTAAATAgtttttaaacatcaaatttttttcattcacaATTTTTATGTGACaaaatctaataattatttatatgttgtcacggggctagatctttcgtctcacgatccgtgtggccttaggcattcgttcgtccaaactcgcctaagtcagtcTTTACTCAAGtaaggattccttaagaactcttctaaggcaccaatttgtatagcggaagcaaacaatgccaaaagaagctacaaagaacaacagaaagaacgcacacaaggtgtttgagcaAATGCTATTAGAATTCTATTACTTTTAAGAATTCAAGTACAATGGAATGATTTACAAATGAGGAGGAGGCTCTCtgtttatagttgagctccctaaAAACTGACGGTcaagattaaattatattaacggACGAGATTAGTCTATCATTTAATTTTGGGGATTTACAagattatatcatatcatatcaaatctACAAGATATAATTCCCCTacttactaaaaatagcctaactTGTCATATATTCATTATTGGGTCAAGCAAGCTTCCATTTGAAGGCTTCTCCAACAATTCTTTGAATCGGGTTagttctcgtgggctaaatgttcactatctaatcgatagacctccatggggtGCATAttgtgccatggtcacgggctttgcactttgaCCCGTGACATATGCAACTAAGTTTAATATCAAGCTACACCAATTCAGTTAATGAAATAACAATGAAAgctgtaaaattttaaaattaaaataggtaattagagttaattatgtatttcaattttttttaaattgttaaaacaTTCAATTACTTTGATAACTATCCATCTATAGTTCTACTACCCACCCAAaagttgaatattttaattaaagtaataaaataagcTAACATTTTTcaattcttataaataatatttaattattttaaataaaattaattttcaactaaaatagataaaatatttattttttcactaATATTGTTAGTGTAAaaaattctatttatatttttgaagttatatatttgtgtcatattaaaattaatttttattcttgatataaaatttaataattactcataattttCCCtccaactcttaaataaaaagataaatacattttaaTGCGCTCAAAATTACATCCTCACACACAGAAAATAGTGCAGATATTAATCATAGTAAGACTCAATCGactatttatgaaattatatttttatgtagattttGTTAGGTATATTTGAGtcaaattaaaatcattatttttatattaaactattaaaatgtaATCATATCTTTAACTAGAGTTAAAAAAGGTCCCATGTTAGAGAACAATAATTCCGACAAGAAGGCTGTGACGTAACACAAGTGACGGCACCGCGTGTCCTCATATTTCTTACTATTTGCTTCCGTCATCTGTCGCAATCGAAGTTTCGGCGCTTTCCACTTCTTGTTCACCCTATTCGGTAATCGCTAGCCACAACTGTTGTGTGTGTAAGTATAAAAAACAACATAACACAGCTTAGTGTGCGTATACCAAGGGAACTTGAAATGGAATACTTGACTCATAATTTGGGTGGGAATAAGGGAATGAAAAGGTCTCGTTGTTCTTCAGCTAAGGTTGAGAGGAAGATCATTGAGAAAAACAGGAGAAATCATATGAAGAATTTGTACTCCATGCTCAATTCTCTACTCCCCCATCAAAATTCCAaggtatgtttttcttttttggggcTTAATATGCTAATTGCAGGAGTACTTTCAGTTTTCATTTCAATGGGGATATGCTAATTGCAGGAGCCATTATCACTACCTGATCAAGTAGATGAAGCTGTGAAATACATAAAGAGGCTGCAAACAAAGTTGAAGGAATCCAGGGAGAGAAAGGAAAGCCTAATGGGAAGAACGAGATCCTACAAATGCACCCACAGTAATGATAGTACTAAACCTGCTGAAATTAGGATTAACGAAAAGGGTTCAGCTATGGAGGTGGCTTTGATGACAGGGCCCGGCAGTCAGTACATGTTTTATGAGATGATCCGCATATTTCATGAAGATGGAGCTCATGTACTGAACGCCAATTTCTGGGTTGTTGGGAATACAATTTTCCACATCGTTCATGCTGAGGTAATTAACCCACCTCTGCTCTTCAAttccaatttcaatttttttttttgaaaatcttggaattaaaattttcattgttgGACGCAGATTGGAGAATTTGGTGTAGCGAAAATAATAAAGGAGAAATTGAACAAGTTTGTGAATGAAGACAGGTGCAGGGAAGAGGAACTTGAACAAGAGCTATATTGGGACTACGAAATCCCTCCCGAAACGTGGAATTTCCATATCATGTGATTCACGTTTCTCAATCTAGCTGCTTCTATGCCCCGCTAGGCTGCTTGCTGGTttaatattgcctttatttgttTCTATTATCTGGTGTCAGCCATTCCTTCAGTAATGGAACAATCATAGGTGGACTTCGAAACTTTCCAATTGTTTATTGAGAGTAAGGGACTAAGAGTAAAGCTGGATGAAATTTATTTAatgcttttttttaatttcatctttttgGTATATTGACAATTAATGTTAGTCTAATTTCCCTAAGTttcaaacttaaaaaagaaaattaagttttTGGCAACAACATAAACCAAtaattaagggtttttttttttagcattccTAAGGTCTAAGTCTATTCCCAGCttgactttataaaaaaaaattatgatcaaACGAGTTGAGATTACAGATGTCCATGGCCAAGTCAGGTTCAGGCTAAgccctaataaaattttaagtccgAGCTCGTTCCAGCCAGAAAAATAAGTCTAAATTTTGTCCAAGCTCGGTttggataaaaatgttaataCCCGAACTGTAACATAATCAAAACTCCCCTTTTTAGTAAATAATATGAGAAAAAATTTTAGCGAAAAAAGTATAAGATCCAAGAAAATGAAAGTTACAAGATATCAAAAGGAAGTTAAATCAAGAAGCAAGACCTAAGTATAAATATAGAAAAGTTTGTggcataaattgtaaatatgcgaaaagttttgtggcataagTAAATATGCGAAAAGTTTTGTGTGATAAGTATAAATATGGAAAAGTTGAAGTGAAAGGTCAATAGTGCAAATATCTTGAAGGTAGAAGgatttaaaaattaagagaaatggatgaataaggaccaaattgaataagcaGAAAAAgtataagggactaaattataattttatcaaattaagtgatgattcaataataaaattttaaaatgtcataaagggcaaaatggtcaattaaaaAGAGAGAGGACTCTATAAGGAAATGATGATATTGgagatattttgatgatattttataattatttaattagataaatattactttattaatattttactgagatattttactaatattttattataaatagctaGTATAAAAggagagaaagatgaagaaaaaaaaagtaggaTCCTCCCATCTTTCCAACATGAGTGAGGGGGTGAGAAGAAGAAAactttgctttctttacaatttggtctttccacaaaaaattcaccatttttacCTAGAATTTAAAGGAATTTTCATAACCACCAAGGGAGAAAAGTGATAAGAAAACTatagagaacaagaaaatcacaTTGGATTCAATAAAAtggaagttggaggagagagaaaatcaagttaaagtttgaaatcaataggacaaggtaagaacttcaatatttcaatacatttttaagttttatattattgaaaaagtatgaaaatgatgttaaagtagaattttcttatataaggtttcATGTTCTTAATATGTTAGTGAAAGGAAATAagaagtgatgggaaatattgtagagaaaggaaatgagggtgttataaacttagttatcaacattttgcactaaaacagttttgaactGTAgtagtagtttgactttgaagaaaagggaaatttttaaagaatttactgtattaattaaaataagtaaaaattttgaaatttttatggtaaaaatttcatcgagtctagtttcaagaataAAAAGCGGATCCTAATTTTGAATCCTCTAAgcctagatataaataatttagtaactaacaCTCAAATAGATAGACTTCATAAGAGTATTGTGTaagtagaagaagaaaaaaacccTTAATTAATGTCACACAGGCATATAATATGTTAAGAGGAAAAgatttatgtatataaaaaaacatatattaaagatgtggaatggagaggggCAGAAGGCAAAATAATAGAAGAGTGATAATACTAAGGAATTGTTGCAAATAATAGACttgaaaatacataaaaataaattcaaatgttttattgaGGTACTAAGTAAGCGATTTTCATAAAATGATTTGATGAAGTCCTAAGTAATATATTGACATTAGTAatggtatgtaggaaaaaataaattgtatttgtaAGTATGAATCCTCTaatggacttat
It encodes the following:
- the LOC107934704 gene encoding transcription factor bHLH162 codes for the protein MEYLTHNLGGNKGMKRSRCSSAKVERKIIEKNRRNHMKNLYSMLNSLLPHQNSKEPLSLPDQVDEAVKYIKRLQTKLKESRERKESLMGRTRSYKCTHSNDSTKPAEIRINEKGSAMEVALMTGPGSQYMFYEMIRIFHEDGAHVLNANFWVVGNTIFHIVHAEIGEFGVAKIIKEKLNKFVNEDRCREEELEQELYWDYEIPPETWNFHIM